One window of Halorussus sp. MSC15.2 genomic DNA carries:
- a CDS encoding winged helix-turn-helix domain-containing protein — MSLMDLLGSKARIEILRELSREPQYVSQLAESVGMDGKTAVHHLSKMEEAGLVAHYERGNRKYYYLAKTVELRVAPPPERTFVLQTDECRDDPTEIESTTDD, encoded by the coding sequence GTGTCGCTCATGGACTTGCTCGGGAGCAAAGCGCGAATCGAGATACTCCGCGAACTCTCGCGCGAACCGCAGTACGTCTCCCAACTCGCGGAGTCGGTCGGCATGGACGGCAAGACGGCGGTCCACCACCTCTCGAAGATGGAAGAGGCCGGACTGGTCGCCCACTACGAGCGCGGGAACCGGAAGTACTACTACCTCGCCAAGACGGTGGAACTCCGGGTCGCGCCGCCGCCCGAGCGCACCTTCGTCCTGCAGACCGACGAATGTCGCGACGACCCGACCGAAATCGAGTCGACGACGGACGACTGA
- a CDS encoding ABC transporter ATP-binding protein, whose protein sequence is MAASDSGTESDVETERGEGEEAHGDAAEEAVALRDVRKTYFLGEPVHALDGVDLSISKGSYTAVMGPSGSGKSTLLNLIGCLDTPTEGEVWVNGREVSAISQRKRTRVRGEEVGFVFQTFNLMPKLTAAENVALPLVFQGVDKSERIDRAEELLAQVGLGDRGDHRPNELSGGQRQRVAIARALAADPAIILADEPTGNLDQETGEQIMGLFQQLHDEGNTILMVTHERPIAEHADRVVHVLDGTVERIEEIESPRRVETDRP, encoded by the coding sequence ATGGCTGCCAGCGACTCGGGTACCGAGTCCGACGTGGAGACCGAGCGGGGGGAGGGCGAGGAGGCGCACGGCGACGCCGCGGAGGAGGCCGTGGCGCTCCGCGACGTCAGGAAGACCTACTTCCTCGGCGAACCCGTCCACGCGCTCGACGGGGTAGACCTCTCTATCTCGAAGGGGTCGTACACGGCGGTGATGGGACCGAGCGGGTCCGGCAAGAGCACGCTGCTCAATCTCATCGGCTGTCTCGACACGCCGACCGAGGGCGAGGTGTGGGTCAACGGCCGCGAAGTGTCGGCCATCTCCCAGCGCAAGCGCACGCGGGTCCGCGGTGAGGAGGTCGGCTTCGTCTTCCAGACGTTCAACCTCATGCCGAAACTGACCGCGGCCGAGAACGTCGCGCTCCCGCTGGTGTTTCAGGGCGTCGATAAGAGCGAGCGCATCGACCGGGCCGAGGAGTTGCTCGCGCAGGTCGGACTCGGCGACCGGGGCGACCACCGGCCGAACGAACTCTCGGGCGGCCAGCGCCAGCGCGTCGCCATCGCCCGCGCGCTGGCCGCCGACCCGGCCATCATCCTCGCCGACGAACCGACCGGGAACCTCGACCAAGAGACCGGTGAACAGATAATGGGCCTGTTCCAGCAGTTGCACGACGAGGGCAACACCATCCTGATGGTGACTCACGAGCGCCCTATCGCGGAACACGCCGACCGCGTGGTTCACGTCCTCGACGGCACGGTCGAACGGATAGAGGAGATAGAGTCCCCCCGGCGCGTCGAGACCGACCGTCCCTGA
- a CDS encoding twin-arginine translocase subunit TatC, protein MSGTGSSIVDEDTARTVNSGRETVGAMLSTAQDHLQKVFIVFLVGFVASFYALRSVGWPFLKSVTKAQMPPSLAESVTIIAVTPFDVILLQAKIGAVAGIIIALPVLLYYSRDSLRQQSWYPGAPIARWKIALLVLLALGLFLGGMLYGYGVFFPLMFKFLANNAITAGFETRYSIVKWTEFIAFLSLSFGLAAELPLAMSGLGYTGIVPYETFRDKWRYAIMGIFVFGAVASPPDPFTQVMWATPLILLYGFSLYLTKIVVTLKRGSERLSFAGVIRDNWIRILGVPALAFLVVRMFFTRAGVETVNAELPSKYALPTVGEALGLPRTEAVLVASGAVALVAFVVAFLYYLTQALDEAASAAQAAGVGAPAAGAPSDIDLENLDAGAVRAAPPEVFADMSEEEAVGYARQAMDADDTEKAQAILDRYDELHPEDDEEGEADAAAGAAGAEAAAGADADGETTEATFPREESESSGNVLESTAAGMADAFTEDETTEDDIGGWFYDLRFIFESLTSKMMYLVAVFMIVLAAVFMFLYRGGIGIIRKDFLSRIPAEVRPETGSSGEILNIVTLHPVEALVFEVKISTLLAAVAVLPLLLYWAWPAMKERGLASGNRSVFGLWTGVIAVGLVAGSALGYTVVAPTIISWLVADAVRAEMIISYRVNNFFWLVFFTTAGIGLLADIPLTMWLFERGGIVSFDAMKDRWREVTIAIFAVAGLVTPDSLYTMFLIAIPISVAYLIGLGGLWVVTVGGRR, encoded by the coding sequence ATGTCTGGGACCGGAAGTAGCATCGTCGACGAGGATACCGCCCGTACCGTCAACAGCGGTCGTGAGACCGTCGGTGCGATGCTCTCGACGGCACAGGACCACCTCCAGAAGGTCTTCATCGTCTTCCTCGTCGGCTTCGTCGCCTCTTTCTACGCGCTTCGCTCCGTCGGGTGGCCGTTCCTCAAGAGCGTCACTAAGGCCCAGATGCCGCCATCGCTGGCCGAATCGGTCACCATCATCGCCGTGACGCCGTTCGACGTCATCCTGTTACAGGCGAAAATCGGGGCCGTCGCCGGCATCATCATCGCGCTACCTGTCTTACTCTACTACTCGCGGGACTCGCTCCGACAACAGTCGTGGTACCCGGGCGCACCCATCGCTCGGTGGAAAATCGCCCTGCTCGTCCTGCTCGCGCTCGGACTGTTCCTCGGCGGCATGCTGTACGGCTACGGCGTGTTCTTCCCGCTGATGTTCAAGTTCCTCGCCAACAACGCCATCACTGCGGGCTTCGAGACGCGCTACTCCATCGTGAAGTGGACCGAGTTCATCGCGTTTCTCTCGCTGTCGTTCGGGTTGGCCGCGGAACTCCCGCTGGCGATGAGCGGACTGGGCTACACCGGCATCGTCCCGTACGAGACGTTCCGCGACAAGTGGCGTTACGCCATCATGGGCATCTTCGTGTTCGGCGCTGTCGCCTCACCGCCGGACCCGTTCACTCAGGTTATGTGGGCGACGCCGCTCATCCTGCTGTACGGGTTCAGCCTCTACCTTACGAAGATAGTCGTGACGCTCAAGCGGGGGAGCGAACGACTCAGTTTCGCCGGGGTAATCCGGGACAACTGGATTCGGATACTCGGCGTCCCCGCGCTGGCGTTCCTCGTCGTTCGCATGTTCTTCACGCGGGCAGGCGTCGAGACCGTGAACGCCGAACTCCCGTCGAAGTACGCGCTCCCGACGGTCGGCGAGGCGCTCGGACTCCCGCGAACCGAGGCGGTCCTCGTCGCGTCCGGGGCCGTCGCGCTGGTCGCGTTCGTCGTGGCGTTCCTCTACTACCTCACGCAGGCGCTCGACGAGGCCGCGAGCGCCGCGCAGGCCGCTGGCGTGGGTGCGCCCGCGGCAGGCGCTCCCTCCGACATCGACCTCGAAAATCTCGACGCCGGTGCGGTCCGGGCCGCACCGCCCGAGGTCTTCGCCGACATGAGCGAGGAGGAGGCCGTCGGCTACGCCCGTCAGGCGATGGACGCCGACGACACCGAGAAGGCTCAAGCCATCCTCGACCGCTACGACGAACTCCACCCGGAGGACGACGAGGAGGGCGAAGCGGACGCCGCCGCAGGGGCCGCGGGGGCCGAGGCGGCGGCCGGCGCCGATGCGGACGGAGAGACCACCGAAGCGACGTTCCCGCGCGAGGAGTCCGAGTCGTCGGGCAACGTCCTCGAAAGTACCGCCGCGGGCATGGCCGACGCGTTCACCGAGGACGAGACCACCGAGGACGACATCGGCGGGTGGTTCTACGACCTCCGGTTCATCTTCGAGAGCCTCACCTCGAAGATGATGTACCTCGTCGCGGTGTTCATGATAGTCCTCGCCGCGGTGTTCATGTTCCTCTACCGGGGCGGTATCGGGATAATCCGCAAGGACTTCCTCTCGCGGATTCCCGCCGAAGTCCGGCCGGAAACCGGGTCGAGCGGGGAGATACTGAACATCGTGACGCTCCACCCGGTCGAGGCGCTGGTGTTCGAGGTCAAGATATCGACCCTGCTGGCGGCCGTGGCGGTGCTCCCGCTGCTGCTCTACTGGGCGTGGCCCGCGATGAAGGAGCGCGGTCTCGCGTCGGGCAACCGCAGCGTGTTCGGTCTCTGGACCGGCGTCATCGCGGTGGGACTGGTCGCCGGGAGCGCGCTCGGTTACACCGTCGTCGCGCCGACCATCATCTCGTGGCTGGTCGCCGACGCGGTCCGCGCCGAGATGATAATCTCCTACCGGGTCAACAACTTCTTCTGGCTGGTGTTCTTCACCACGGCCGGAATCGGGCTGTTGGCCGACATCCCCCTCACGATGTGGCTGTTCGAGCGCGGCGGCATCGTCTCGTTCGACGCGATGAAAGACCGCTGGCGCGAGGTCACCATCGCCATCTTCGCGGTCGCGGGACTGGTCACGCCCGACAGCCTCTACACGATGTTCCTCATCGCCATCCCGATTTCGGTGGCGTACCTCATCGGACTCGGCGGTCTGTGGGTCGTGACGGTCGGCGGTCGGCGGTAA
- a CDS encoding twin-arginine translocase subunit TatC, which translates to MADESEATASNLSPAEDTGTAPRETETLNEPAPTPDEPLEDEEMPLADHIEEMIKRLAVVIAVAGLVTAVALPFSEQVINFLWYNIIPFDQLGPQARPRLYHPLALVLTELKVASLAGVIVALPVFVYETYLFMRPGLYPHERRYYLAAVPTSLVLAVVGVSFAFFLVLPAVFTYFISYTEGAAQLAFGLSKTFNLILMLMGYLAVVFQIPLFIMLAIMMGLTTRRWLADRRLLFWGAFLGISFLFTPDPTGMAPILVTLTMITLFEGTLFLLKWTDR; encoded by the coding sequence ATGGCTGACGAATCGGAGGCGACGGCCAGCAATCTCTCGCCCGCGGAGGACACCGGAACCGCACCGCGAGAGACCGAAACGCTGAACGAGCCGGCACCGACGCCGGACGAGCCGTTGGAAGACGAGGAGATGCCGCTGGCCGACCACATCGAGGAGATGATAAAACGGCTGGCGGTCGTCATCGCCGTCGCGGGACTGGTCACCGCCGTCGCGCTCCCGTTCTCCGAGCAAGTCATCAACTTCCTCTGGTACAACATCATCCCGTTCGACCAACTCGGTCCGCAGGCGCGTCCGCGTCTCTACCACCCCTTGGCACTGGTCCTTACCGAACTGAAGGTCGCCAGTCTCGCCGGTGTCATCGTCGCGCTGCCGGTGTTCGTCTACGAGACGTACCTCTTCATGCGGCCGGGCCTGTATCCGCACGAGCGCCGGTACTACCTCGCGGCCGTCCCGACGAGTCTCGTGTTAGCCGTCGTCGGTGTGAGTTTCGCGTTCTTTCTCGTCCTTCCCGCGGTGTTCACGTACTTCATCTCGTACACCGAAGGGGCCGCTCAGTTGGCGTTCGGCCTGAGCAAGACGTTCAACCTCATCCTGATGCTGATGGGGTATCTGGCGGTCGTGTTCCAGATTCCGCTGTTCATCATGCTCGCCATCATGATGGGCCTCACGACCCGGCGATGGCTCGCCGACCGGAGGCTCCTGTTCTGGGGCGCGTTCCTCGGCATCTCGTTCCTGTTCACGCCCGACCCGACCGGGATGGCACCCATCCTCGTCACGCTGACGATGATTACCCTCTTCGAGGGGACGCTGTTCCTCCTCAAGTGGACGGACCGCTGA
- a CDS encoding ORC1-type DNA replication protein: MADDPEEGMLSWDESVFRDEHVFEIDYVPETFAHRESEMRSLKYALRPAARGSRPLNVIARGPPGTGKTTAVQKVFGELGAQTDVRTVRVNCQVDSTRYSVFSRIFEGIFEYEPPSSGISFKKLFRQITEKLVEEDEVLVVALDDVNYLFYEGEASDTLYSLLRAHEAHSGAKIGVIVVSSDLNLDVIEDLDGRVQSVFRPEEVYFPVYDREEIADILQERVDRGFHEGVISTDVLDDVAKLTAESGDLRVGIDLLRRAGLNAEMRASRTVNTEDVEQAYEKSKYVHLSHSLRALSDSEIELLEVIAENDGERAGDVYDEFHEQTGLGYTRYSEIINKLDQLDIIDATYTNVEGRGRSRQLSLRYEPEAVLNRLEGS; this comes from the coding sequence ATGGCAGACGACCCCGAGGAGGGGATGCTCTCGTGGGACGAATCCGTGTTCCGAGACGAACACGTATTCGAAATCGACTACGTTCCCGAGACGTTCGCCCACCGCGAGAGCGAGATGCGGAGCCTGAAGTACGCGCTCCGACCTGCCGCCCGCGGCTCCCGTCCGCTGAACGTCATCGCGCGCGGTCCGCCCGGCACCGGTAAGACGACGGCGGTCCAGAAGGTGTTCGGCGAGTTGGGTGCTCAGACCGACGTTCGGACCGTCCGCGTCAACTGTCAGGTCGATTCGACGCGCTACTCGGTGTTCTCTCGCATCTTCGAGGGTATCTTCGAGTACGAACCGCCGTCCTCCGGCATCTCGTTCAAGAAGCTCTTCCGCCAGATTACGGAGAAACTGGTCGAGGAGGACGAGGTGCTGGTGGTCGCGCTCGACGACGTGAACTACCTCTTCTACGAGGGCGAGGCCTCCGACACGCTATACTCGCTGTTGCGCGCTCACGAGGCCCACTCCGGCGCGAAAATCGGCGTCATCGTCGTCTCCTCGGACCTGAACCTCGACGTCATCGAGGACTTGGACGGCCGGGTCCAGAGCGTCTTCCGGCCCGAGGAGGTGTACTTCCCGGTCTACGACCGCGAGGAGATAGCCGACATCCTCCAAGAGCGCGTGGACCGCGGCTTCCACGAAGGCGTCATCTCGACCGACGTTCTCGACGACGTGGCCAAACTCACCGCCGAGAGCGGCGACCTCCGGGTCGGCATCGACCTGCTCAGACGGGCCGGTCTCAATGCCGAGATGCGCGCGAGTCGGACCGTCAACACCGAGGACGTCGAACAGGCCTACGAGAAGTCGAAGTACGTCCACCTCAGCCACAGTCTCCGGGCGCTCTCGGACAGCGAAATCGAACTGCTCGAAGTCATCGCCGAGAACGACGGCGAGCGCGCCGGTGACGTCTACGACGAGTTCCACGAGCAGACCGGACTGGGCTACACGCGCTACTCCGAAATCATCAACAAACTCGACCAACTCGACATCATCGACGCGACCTACACCAACGTCGAGGGTCGCGGGCGTTCACGGCAACTCTCCCTGCGCTACGAACCCGAGGCAGTGCTGAACCGACTCGAAGGGAGTTAG
- a CDS encoding helix-hairpin-helix domain-containing protein — MELEAIPGVGSKTATALSELDDPERALRTGDVAELASAPGITEGRAAAIARGAIRERHDDPGGFLATDRAKELYRDALGLLKDRTVTSYGEKRLETLYPSGVESRIEEVREFAERALERDPDPEVLDALADVEPLAEPRDVSVRDRCLATADAERYSEAQRAIPELTVEVVEDARDLADLARGYSTVIALDEAFAGVAVDGDVRVEPDALERPAEVVPERVLAFYASNRECLQAAARVHRAAGIDPPLDLEALESALERVDSEGTVVGDDELDRLARAIDDLDAAVSTAESVANDALRTAIEEQDVTVEGSDLLSLVEQGAGVDSLLSRELSDEHAEAVAQAREELIESLDLDSGEAEVARRAFPEEPTFPVERDEEVVTRLREDLQAAKDRRAARRKRELAADLADRRDDAERLVRTALELDVELAIARFAADFDCVMPEFDSEPSESGDSTRSSSSRGACGFDISGGRSPLLDVAFEAVEPVDYDVSGVALLSGVNSGGKTSTLDLVALVTILAHMGLPVPAESVRIQRFGELHYHAKTQGTLDAGAFEATLREFAGLATGGTRTSSKDADAGGNRLVLVDELESITEPGASAKIIAGILEELRGRDVTGVFVSHLAAEIREMADYDVSVDGIEAQGLEDGELVVNRSPVKNHLARSTPELIVEKLAGDSSGEFYDRLLEKF, encoded by the coding sequence ATGGAGTTGGAGGCGATACCGGGCGTCGGGTCGAAGACCGCGACGGCGCTCTCGGAGTTAGACGACCCTGAACGTGCGCTTCGGACGGGCGACGTCGCCGAACTCGCGAGCGCGCCCGGCATCACCGAAGGCCGAGCAGCGGCCATTGCGCGAGGGGCCATCCGGGAACGCCACGACGACCCCGGCGGCTTTCTGGCGACCGACCGAGCCAAGGAACTCTACCGCGACGCGCTCGGTCTGCTGAAAGACCGAACCGTCACGAGTTACGGCGAGAAGCGCCTCGAAACCCTCTATCCTAGCGGGGTCGAGTCCCGCATCGAAGAGGTCCGGGAGTTCGCCGAACGCGCGCTCGAGCGCGACCCGGACCCCGAGGTGCTGGACGCGCTCGCCGACGTGGAACCGCTCGCGGAACCCCGCGACGTGTCGGTCCGCGACCGGTGTCTGGCGACCGCCGACGCCGAGCGGTACAGCGAGGCTCAGCGAGCGATTCCGGAGTTGACCGTCGAGGTGGTCGAGGACGCCCGCGACCTCGCGGACCTCGCACGGGGCTACTCGACCGTCATCGCGCTCGACGAGGCGTTCGCTGGCGTGGCGGTGGACGGCGACGTGCGGGTCGAACCGGACGCGCTGGAGCGACCCGCAGAGGTCGTCCCCGAGCGCGTGCTGGCCTTCTACGCGTCGAACCGCGAGTGCCTGCAGGCCGCCGCGCGGGTCCACCGGGCCGCGGGCATCGACCCGCCGCTCGACTTGGAAGCGCTGGAGTCGGCGCTCGAACGCGTGGATTCGGAGGGGACCGTGGTCGGCGACGACGAGTTGGACCGACTCGCCCGCGCCATCGACGACCTCGACGCCGCGGTCTCGACGGCCGAGAGCGTGGCCAACGACGCGCTCCGGACCGCCATCGAGGAACAGGACGTGACCGTGGAGGGGTCGGACCTGCTCTCGCTGGTCGAACAGGGCGCGGGCGTCGATTCGCTACTGTCGCGCGAGTTGAGCGACGAACACGCCGAAGCCGTCGCGCAGGCCCGCGAGGAACTGATAGAGTCGCTGGACCTCGACTCGGGCGAGGCCGAGGTCGCCCGCCGGGCGTTCCCCGAGGAACCGACGTTCCCGGTCGAGCGCGACGAGGAGGTCGTCACCCGCCTGCGCGAGGACCTGCAGGCCGCGAAAGACCGCCGGGCCGCCCGCCGGAAGCGCGAACTCGCCGCCGACCTCGCGGACCGCCGCGACGACGCCGAGCGACTGGTTCGGACCGCGCTGGAACTGGACGTTGAACTGGCGATAGCGCGATTCGCCGCGGACTTCGACTGCGTGATGCCCGAGTTCGACTCGGAGCCGTCCGAATCGGGCGATTCGACCCGCAGTTCCTCGTCTCGCGGCGCGTGCGGGTTCGACATCTCGGGCGGGCGCTCGCCCCTACTCGACGTGGCGTTCGAGGCGGTCGAACCGGTCGATTACGACGTGTCCGGCGTGGCGCTCCTCTCGGGGGTCAACAGCGGCGGGAAGACCTCGACGCTGGACCTCGTGGCGCTCGTCACGATTCTGGCACACATGGGGCTTCCGGTGCCCGCGGAGTCGGTCCGAATCCAGCGGTTCGGCGAACTCCACTACCACGCCAAGACGCAGGGCACCCTCGACGCCGGGGCGTTCGAGGCGACCCTCCGGGAGTTCGCGGGCCTCGCGACCGGTGGGACCCGAACTTCGTCGAAGGACGCCGACGCCGGTGGGAATCGCCTCGTCCTCGTGGACGAACTGGAGAGCATCACCGAACCCGGTGCGAGCGCCAAGATTATCGCGGGCATCTTGGAGGAACTACGGGGACGGGACGTGACCGGCGTGTTCGTCTCCCACCTCGCGGCCGAGATTCGGGAGATGGCGGACTACGACGTCTCGGTGGACGGCATCGAGGCGCAGGGACTGGAGGACGGCGAACTCGTCGTGAATCGCTCGCCCGTCAAGAACCACCTCGCGCGCTCGACGCCGGAACTCATCGTCGAGAAGTTGGCTGGCGACAGTAGCGGGGAGTTCTACGACCGACTGCTGGAGAAGTTCTAG
- a CDS encoding ribbon-helix-helix domain-containing protein translates to MSKISVEVPDELLADLDDHVGDDGKFVNRSEAIRASVRKMLDVLDEIDERHGRLEDD, encoded by the coding sequence ATGAGCAAGATAAGCGTAGAAGTGCCCGACGAACTGCTCGCCGACTTGGACGACCACGTCGGCGACGACGGCAAGTTCGTCAACCGCAGCGAGGCCATCCGGGCGTCCGTCCGGAAGATGCTGGACGTGTTGGACGAGATAGACGAGCGACACGGCCGACTCGAAGATGACTGA
- a CDS encoding amphi-Trp domain-containing protein, which translates to MGDRVNLPDDRDRQRTTVTDGFFEREIHLSRDATASFLRELADQVENDTRLTLSSQEWEIPFEYREPVEIEVEFSGGREAELEVEFEFTEPRGGDELSVE; encoded by the coding sequence ATGGGGGACCGGGTCAACCTGCCCGACGACAGAGACCGACAGCGAACCACCGTGACCGACGGCTTCTTCGAGCGCGAAATCCACCTCTCGCGGGACGCCACCGCCTCGTTTCTCCGGGAGTTGGCCGACCAAGTCGAGAACGACACCCGCCTCACGCTCTCCTCGCAGGAGTGGGAGATTCCGTTCGAGTACCGCGAACCGGTCGAAATCGAGGTCGAGTTCTCCGGCGGCCGCGAGGCCGAACTGGAGGTCGAGTTCGAGTTCACGGAACCGCGCGGCGGCGACGAACTGAGCGTGGAGTGA
- the larE gene encoding ATP-dependent sacrificial sulfur transferase LarE → MASVAEKAQAVREDLAEREGVLVAFSGGVDSSVVAALAHDALGDDAVVCTAKSETLPEAELDDAKRVADEIGVRHEIVEFSELDDPDFVTNGDDRCYHCRTMRLGKMFETAEDLGIPVVCDGTNASDADGGHRPGLQAVEELDAYSPLLAHDIDKEEVRELADTYDLSVADKPSMACLSSRIPTGLEVTEQKLSRVEQAETLLRQWGFSQFRVRDHDGLARIEVGEDELEAALNPDFVAAARERLTELGFDHVTLDLHGYQTGSVSPEGDETAVAGDATLDGDETADADEPVVEDVFASEYPTAE, encoded by the coding sequence ATGGCTTCAGTAGCGGAGAAAGCGCAGGCGGTCCGCGAGGACCTCGCCGAGCGCGAGGGAGTACTCGTCGCGTTCTCGGGCGGAGTGGACTCGTCGGTCGTCGCGGCGCTGGCCCACGACGCGCTCGGCGACGACGCCGTCGTCTGTACCGCCAAGAGCGAGACTCTGCCGGAGGCGGAACTGGACGACGCCAAGCGAGTCGCCGACGAAATCGGCGTCCGTCACGAAATCGTGGAGTTCTCGGAGTTGGACGACCCCGACTTCGTGACCAACGGCGACGACCGGTGTTATCACTGCCGGACGATGCGCCTCGGCAAGATGTTCGAGACCGCCGAGGACCTCGGTATTCCGGTCGTCTGCGACGGGACCAACGCCAGCGACGCCGACGGCGGCCACCGACCGGGGTTGCAAGCCGTCGAGGAACTCGACGCCTACTCGCCGCTGTTGGCCCACGACATCGACAAGGAGGAGGTCAGGGAACTGGCCGACACCTACGACCTGTCGGTGGCCGACAAGCCCTCGATGGCCTGTCTCTCCTCGCGAATTCCCACGGGTCTCGAAGTGACCGAGCAGAAACTCTCGCGGGTCGAGCAAGCCGAGACCCTCCTCCGCCAGTGGGGGTTCTCGCAGTTCCGCGTCCGAGACCACGACGGTCTCGCCCGCATCGAAGTCGGCGAAGACGAACTCGAAGCGGCGCTGAACCCGGACTTCGTGGCGGCCGCCCGCGAACGGTTGACCGAACTCGGGTTCGACCACGTGACTCTCGACCTCCACGGCTATCAGACCGGCAGCGTCAGTCCCGAGGGAGACGAGACTGCCGTAGCGGGTGACGCGACACTGGACGGAGACGAGACGGCAGACGCTGACGAACCCGTCGTCGAGGACGTCTTCGCATCGGAGTATCCGACCGCCGAATAA
- a CDS encoding ABC transporter permease, giving the protein MEFAESLRLSWRSIRSHKLRSTLTALGVIIGVAAVITFVTLGTSLQADVLGQVGADRTPNIYVWAGPEGENGGPGAGAQPVFTTHDLDRLRNLSGVESVVPRGVVPTAAVSAGGETVAQRQVVATSPSHFDAGSFAAGRAFREGRREVVINRQAAQLFDPALSVGQNVTLRLASGESIDAEVVGLLNASASGGAFEGLGGGSEPLVFVPTDPFYRTTIESPTTGESQRVYPTVTVVAEDFAAVPETKEAVRAYLTNRSDAARLVPESYAFSVETDQDLVDQLKELINTLTNFVTGIAVISLVVGSIGIANIMLVSVTERTKEIGIMKAVGAQNRDVLQLFLLEAVLLGLFGSVLGIPVGIAGAYAAGEYIGLSLVLPYEWFAIAVAVGVLVGVVAGLYPAWNAAKTDPIDALRYE; this is encoded by the coding sequence ATGGAGTTCGCAGAGAGCCTGCGTCTCAGTTGGCGGTCCATCCGGAGTCACAAGCTTCGCTCGACGCTGACGGCGCTCGGTGTCATCATCGGCGTCGCGGCGGTCATCACCTTCGTCACCCTCGGGACCAGCCTGCAGGCGGACGTCCTCGGGCAGGTCGGGGCCGACCGCACGCCGAACATCTACGTCTGGGCCGGCCCCGAGGGCGAGAACGGCGGGCCGGGCGCGGGCGCGCAACCGGTGTTCACGACCCACGACCTCGACCGACTTCGGAATCTCTCGGGGGTCGAGTCGGTCGTCCCGCGGGGGGTGGTACCCACCGCGGCCGTCTCGGCGGGCGGCGAGACGGTCGCCCAGCGACAGGTCGTCGCCACCTCGCCGAGCCACTTCGACGCGGGGAGTTTCGCGGCGGGCCGGGCCTTCCGTGAGGGCCGGCGCGAGGTCGTGATAAACCGGCAGGCCGCCCAGTTGTTCGACCCGGCGCTCTCGGTCGGCCAAAACGTCACGCTCCGACTCGCCTCCGGGGAGTCGATAGACGCGGAGGTCGTCGGTCTCCTCAACGCCTCGGCGTCGGGCGGGGCCTTCGAGGGACTCGGCGGCGGGTCCGAACCGCTCGTGTTCGTGCCGACCGACCCCTTCTACCGGACGACCATCGAGAGTCCGACCACCGGCGAGAGCCAGCGCGTCTACCCCACCGTGACGGTCGTCGCCGAGGACTTCGCGGCGGTGCCCGAGACCAAAGAGGCGGTGCGGGCGTACCTCACGAACCGCTCGGACGCGGCCCGACTCGTGCCCGAGAGCTACGCCTTCTCGGTGGAGACCGACCAAGACCTCGTGGACCAACTCAAGGAACTGATAAACACCCTCACTAACTTCGTGACCGGTATCGCGGTCATCTCGCTCGTCGTCGGGTCCATCGGCATCGCCAACATCATGCTGGTCTCGGTCACCGAGCGAACCAAGGAGATAGGCATCATGAAGGCGGTCGGCGCGCAGAACCGCGACGTGCTCCAGTTGTTCCTGCTGGAGGCGGTCCTGCTCGGCCTGTTCGGGTCGGTGCTGGGTATCCCGGTCGGCATCGCCGGGGCCTACGCCGCTGGGGAGTACATCGGCCTGAGCCTCGTCCTGCCCTACGAGTGGTTCGCAATCGCGGTCGCCGTGGGCGTCCTCGTCGGCGTCGTCGCGGGTCTCTACCCGGCGTGGAACGCGGCCAAGACCGACCCCATCGACGCGCTCCGGTACGAGTGA